GACAGCGGGTCGAGGGCCGATCGGCGGCAGAAAGCCTCGAGAAGCGCCTTGCCGGCGCCCCGCCCCTGAACCGACGGGTCGACGCCGAGGACACCGAGATAGTAGTGCGGCGGCGCCGGCTCGTGCGAACGGCAGAGCGCCTCGTACGCCGCCATCCGGCCCCCCAGCCCCGGAGTGTCCGCCTCGAGTCGCGCCCATTCCCCCGCGAACGGCTCCGGCCAGGCCGGCCGCTCGCAGTCGTAACCCATCGCCGCCCCCAGCACCCTCTCCGCCTCGCGCAGCACGAGCGCCGGCATGGCGAGCGCTATCCGCACCCGCAGCAGCAGCGAGAAGAAGCGGCTCGACGCCGGGCCGACACCCTCCGGGCAGGTGCGAAAGAAGTAAGCGATGAGCGCGTCGTGCGCGAAGGCGGCCTTGAGGGCTTCGGCCGCCGGCTCCACATCCGCTGTCGTTGCATTGTCGATCTTCATCCGGCTCTCCCTGGGCGCGGCGGCCGGCGGTCACCGGAGAGCCCGCGACCCACTCTTCCCGCACCTGAAAACTATCCCACCCGGAGCGCTCGGGCGCGTCATCGCCCTCCCCTGGCGGGCGGCTCCGACGGGACCGCGACTCCCCAGAAGTTGAAGGAGGCGAGCCGCCAGCCCGGCAGGTACCGGGAGGAGAGCTGCTCGACGCGGAAGCCTCCCGCCTCGATCAGGGAGGGAGCGTGGCGATTCACGTTGCAGCCGCCGGCGAGCCGCCGCCAAAGAGGATTGATCCTCTCCTGCCAGCGCCGGACGCGCTCGTCGGGAGCGGTTCCGTGCTCGCAGAAGAGAAGCCTCCCCCCCGGCCTGAGAACGCGTCGCGCTTCGGTGAGGGCACGCGGCGCATCGGGAATCGTGCACAGGGTGTAGGTCATGAGGATCGTGTCGACACTCTCGTCGGACAGCGGGATCTCCTCGGCGGAAACCTGCAGGAGCTCGACGGGCAGTGCCGACCTCACGACGGCCTCCTGCGCCAGATCCCACATCTCGGCGGCCGGCTCGAGCGCCCACAGCTTCCGGACAGCGGCGGGATCGTAGTGCGCGAGATTCAGCCCCGAGCCGAATCCGATCTCGAGCACGTCGCCCGCGGCCATCGGCACGACCTTGAGTCGCTGCCGCCGGTGCGTCTCGAGACCACAGACGAAGTGGACGAGCCGGGGGAGGACGAAGCGCTCGTACAGTCCCATGAGACCTTGCCGTCCTGCGACCTCAGGTGGCGGGCGGGCGCATGCGTCCGCGACGGAGTTCTGCACCCGCTGCGGCCTCGCCGACATCGGCGCCCGCCGCGATCAGGAGCTCCCGCAGCACCGAGCGGTGGCAGCGCGTTTCGTCCGCGCAGTAGCAGCCGAGCGCGAAGTCGGTCTGGTGCGAGAGCGCCGCGAGCAGCGCGATCGTGCGGGCGCTCTCCGGCGCCGCCATCTCGCTGCGGAACTTGCGGACGAAACCCTGCCACTGGGCCGGCGTCGTCGCGCTCTGCCCGAGTTGCATCGTCTCGACGCTCGGCGCGAGGTTCGGGTACCAGACGTCGTACCAGTCCTGCGACGCGAACTCGGACTTCGGCACCCCGCGCGGCGGCCGGCGCACCGTACCGATCCGCACCCCCTCGCCTGCCGCTCTGGGGCTCCCGAGCCTCACGATTCGAACGGCCATGGTCGCCCGCCCCTCTCAGCCCGCCGGATCCGGATCGCCGCCGGCCGCCGCCTCCCGGCCCAGGAACCGAAGCCAGAGGAAGCCGAGCGTGCCGGCGGTCAACGACGCCAGGAGAATCGCCATCTTCGAAGAGTTCAGGGCAGCCGGCTCGCCGGCGAACGCGAGATTGGTGATGAAGATCGACATCGTGAATCCGATGCCACCGAGAATGCCGGCGCCGAAGATGTGCCGCCACGAGAGGCCCGTCGGCAGCTGGCAGAGGCCGATCGCCACGGCGAGGAACGACAGCAGCACGACGCCCAGGGGCTTGCCCAGCAGGAGGCCCGCGGCGATGCCCAGGCTGTTCATGCTGGCGAGGCCCTGCACCCAGTCCCCTCCGAGAACGACGCCGGTATTGGCCAGGGCGAAAAGCGGCAGGACGATGAAGGCGACCGGCTTGTGCAGGAGATGCTCGAGCTTGTGCGAGGGCGACGCCTGGTCCTCGTCCTTCGCAGAGTAGGGAATCGCGAAAGCCAGCGCGACGCTGGCGATGGTGGCATGCACGCCCGACTGGAGCATGAAGTACCACATCACCGCGCCGCCGAGCAGGTACGGCACGCGGGACATGACGCGGAGAAAGCGGTTCAACACCACGAGCACGGTCCAGACCGCCAGGGCGCCGAGGAGGTACGCGAGCGAGAACTTCGTCGTGTAGACGGCGGCGATGATGACGATCGCGCCGAGGTCGTCCATGACCGCGAAAGCGACGACGAAGACCTTGAGCGACGCCGGGACGCGCTTTCCCAGGATGGCGAGAACCGCGAGAGCGAAGGCGATGTCGGTGGCCATCGGGATTCCGATGCCGGCCTGCGAAGGTGTTCCCGCGTTGAGGGCGAAGTGGATCGCCGCCGGTGCGACCATGCCACCGACCGCCGCGAACATCGGCAGCAGCGCGTTCTTGATGTTCGAGAGCTCGCCGCTGTAGAGCTCGCGCTCGAGCTCGAGGCCGATGAGCAGGAAGAAAACCGCCATCAGCCCGTCGTTGATCCAGTGCTCGAGGGTGAGACTGCCGAGCTTCGTCTGCCAGAAGGCGAGGTACCGTCCCCCGAACGACGAATTGGTGATCGCGAGCGCGAGCGCCGTGCAGAACATCAACAGCACGCCGCTCGACTTTTCCGAGTCGAAGAACTTGTTGAACGTGTTCGACAGTTTGCGCTGTTCGGTTTCCATGGCCCTCGTCAGGTCGTTGGAGAAAGGACGTGCATTCGTCGCACGGAGCCCCTGACGATACCAAGTTCGGTGACGCCCGGAACGCTCGTGCCACGCGCATCCTCCTGCGCCGCTCGCGTCAGGAGGGCTGGCGCGGAGCTCTGCCTCTCCCGGGGCGTTTCGCCGCCGCCTTCGGCGGGCTCTGCGCGACCCGCAACTTCACGATCCGCGTGATGAGCTCGTAAGGGATCGGCTGATCGAGCGGAAAGCGGAGATTGCCCTTCTCGCCGGCATAGGGCGCGAGCTCTCTCTCCAGCGCGGCGTCTCCCCTCGCCGGGGGGTAGAGACCGATGTGGTGCTTGAAGGCAGCGAAATGGACCAGGTTTCCGTTCAGCTTGAAAGTCGGGATCTGGTAGCTGATTGCCTCCTGCGCGGCGGGCGCCGCCTCCTGGACGATCTCCCGGATGCGCCCGAGAATCGCCCGCACCGCCAGCGGGAAGCCGGCGATGTACTCGTCGATCGTGGTGGGCTTCGTCTGGCCTTCGTTCATTCGTCCTCCCTCGCGGCCTCGGCCGCTCGAGCGCCCGCGGCGCGGGCCGTTACGCCAGACGCTCTCCCCTGCGCACCGTCACCGGCGAGCCGTCGGCGAGAAACGCCGAGGCCGGCGGGCCGGAGAGGAAGCCGGCGAACGGCGCGCCGTAGAGGGCTCCGACATCGCACTCGAAGCGGGATTCGAGCGCCGGGCTCACCCGCCACTGCGGATGCTCCACCTGGTACTCGACCGTCCCGCCGTCGCGCTGGCGCGCGTAGCCCCAGTAGTGCTCGGTGATGAAGGTCTCCTCCGAGTCGGCCGGCGGAATTCCCGGCGGGGTGCTGGCCACGATTCCCACGTTGCACCAGCGCCCGTCGCAACGCCATAGATAGCTGACGCTCCGCTCCGCGTCGGCTTCGTTGTCGACGATCGAATGGCGCATCGGCAGCGCGACATAGTTCTCGTTGTAGAGCGTGCGGGCCACCCAGGCGATCGCGAAGCGCGGCACGATCTCCTTCACGAAGACGACGCCGCGCCGGAAGCCCTCGGGACCCCGGCGCCGGACGTAGAAGCGCAGATTCACCTCTTCGAAATTGCAGTGGCCCGGAATCGCGACACCGAGCACGCGCGTGCGCCGGAAGTGAAAGCCGACCACGCTCACGAGGGCCCGTTCCTGCCACAGATCGAGCTCGGTCCCGGCCGGCACGAGACCGGAGAGAATGACCGGGTCGACCTCGTAGTTGAGCATCACGAGATCGCGCCACTCGGCCGAGAGGAAGCGGGAGGTCATCTCGGAAACATCGGTTCGTGCGTCAGGAACAGGCCCATCGCTCCAGAGCTCATCCCAGCAGTCCCGGATTGCGCTTCCAGATCGCCCAGGTGAGCGCCGCGGCGAAGGTCACCCAGGCGAGATAGGGCAGGAGGAGTGCCGCGGCCAGGGGACGCACGCGCCGGAAGGCGATCGCCGTTCCGAGAATGAGAGCCCAGAGCAGCACGATCTCGCCGAACGCCAGCGCCCCCATTCGCCAGACGAAGAAGAGCCAGGTCCAGAGCGCGTTCACCGCCAGTTGGACGAGAAAGAGCGTCAGGGCGAGGCCTCGCCGGCGGAAGCCGCCGTCGCGCCAGACCAGCCAGGCGGCGACCGCCATGAGCAGGTAGAGAACCGTCCAGGCCGGACCGAAGAGCCATGCTGGGGGCGCCCAGTCCGGGCGCACGAGCTGGCGGTAGAAGTCGCCGGCGCTCGCCGAGGCGAAGCCGCCCGCCGCCGCCGCCGCGAAGCAGACCGCGAGCCAGCCCAGGAGACCGAGAACCTGCCTGCGCATCGCATACCCCGCCATGAGCCCCCCTTGGTCAGCGAACGGTTGAAGTCTAGCGCTCGGACGGGACCCAGGGCGGCCCGCGGACTCGACGTGCCGATCGATCAGGATCCTGTTCCCGGAGGGATCCGGACAGGGACGACTTGGCTCCACCTGGTGCCGCTCCCCGGCCGCGCGCCGGGCGAGCGGCTGGCGGCCCCTTCTGCCGTCACTTCTTCACCGGCGGGTAGAGCCGCCGGATCTCGGATACGGAACGGGCGACGAGCTGCTCGAGGACGGGAAGCTGGATGTCGGACAGGCGCCGGACGTACAGGCAGGCCTTGCCGATCTTGTGCCGGCCGAGCCCGGCCAGGAGAGCGCGCGCTTCCGCGCTCTCGTAGCCGGGCATGAGATAGATGCTGATGTCGCCCTTGCGGGAGGAGAAGCCGACGAGGCAGGAATCGCCCTCGTGGCCGCTCGCGTACTTGTAGTGGTAGCTGCCGAACCCGACGATGCTCGCGCCCCACATCCGTGGCGGGCAGCCCGAAATCCGCTCCATGAGAGCGGCGATCACCTTGCAGTCCTCGCGTCTCGACTCGTCCGCGATGCCGGCCAGGTAACTCTCGATGGTCGCTTCCGTCGGCTTCGTCTTGGCCTCGTACACGATTGCCTCCGCAATGGGTGGATGGCGCTGCGCTCTTTCCGGGAAGGAAGTCAGATCTCTCTGGCGGCGAGGTGGCGCTCGATGCGGCGGTCCGGAACCAGCCACAGGAGCGCAACCAGCACGAAGATGCACTGGGAGACCCAGGGGCGCCAGAGGGCGGCAGCGATGGCCAGGAGGTAGAGAACCGGCGAGACCTTGCCCTTCCAGTCCCGACCGAGAGCCTGCTTGAGGCCCGAATTCTGCGCCCCTGCGGCGACGATGACGGACTGCAGCACGAAGTAGGCGATCGCCGCCATGAGGAGCACCAGGCCGTAGACCAGTGTCGGCCGGGAGGAGAAGTGGCTCTCACCCATCCAGGCCGTCGCGAACGGAAACAGCGAGAGCCAGAACAGCAGGTGCAGATTCGCCCAGAGCACGGCGCCGGTGACCTTGTGGGTCGCCTGCAGCATGTGGTGATGATTGTTCCAGTAGATGCCGACGTAGACGAAGCTCAACAGATAGCTCAGGAACACCGGCAGGAGAGGGCGCAGGTCGTCGAGACTCTCGCCATGCGGCGCCTTCAGTTCCAGGACCATGATGGTGATGATGATGGCGATCACCCCATCGCTGAACGCTTCGAGTCGCCCCTTGCCCACGCCGCCTCCCGATTCCACCGCTGCCCGAGCCGCGGCCCCGCCGCTACGCCCCGGAAGGCCCCTTCGACCGGAACCCGACGCGGCGATGGCTGCCGTCGCAGAAGGGCTGAATCGCCGTCGCGCCGCACCGGCAGAGCGCCGTCCGTCCCGCGCACTCGATCTCGCTGCCGTCGCGATCCAGAAGCCGGAAGCTCCCCTGCACGAGAAGTGGGCCGTCGGTGCTGGCCTGCAGGGTCGTCGCGACGCCTTCGTCCGTCGCCGCCTCGCGGGCCTCCGCCTGACCCTCCAGAACGTACTGCAGCGCACCGGACGGACAGCGGTCGATGGCCGCCACCACCTCCGCGACGGTCGCTGCCTCCGGCCGCACCCATCGTTTCCGGCGCACGTCGAACACGGCGGGCAGCGCGTTCAGGCAGACTGCCGAATGGATACAGACCCCGGGGTCGAAGGTCACCTGGATCCCGGCCGCGGCGTAGGTCTGGATTCGCTTCCCGCTCATCGCGCGGCATTCTCCTACAGATTGGTCCGTTCTGAATCAGCGCTGTCCTGTGGACTCGCGAGGCCTCGGGCGCCGCACCCACCCTGCCCGACGGGCCGCCGCTGCCCCGCCCCAGACTAGAGTGCGCCGAGCTGCCGCTCCACCTTCAGCGTGCGGTCGAAGTCGACCTGCGCGACGTCGCTCCACGGCACGTACTCGGGGCGCTCGCTGCCGTCGACGAAAATCAGCAGGCCGGCGTTCGCCGACCCGAGATCCCCTGCGCGCTCGAGCTCGAGGGTCTCGCCGCTCTGCAGGGTGACCACGACGCCCGGAGCGCCGCGCTCTGCGCTATCGGAAAGGGCGGAAGGGGCGAGCGGGCCGGAGGGAGCGCTCGGGGGGATTCCCGAGAGCCGCGTGATCGAAGCGATCCCGCCGAAGGGGAGGGTGTAAT
The Thermoanaerobaculia bacterium genome window above contains:
- a CDS encoding GNAT family N-acetyltransferase; amino-acid sequence: MKIDNATTADVEPAAEALKAAFAHDALIAYFFRTCPEGVGPASSRFFSLLLRVRIALAMPALVLREAERVLGAAMGYDCERPAWPEPFAGEWARLEADTPGLGGRMAAYEALCRSHEPAPPHYYLGVLGVDPSVQGRGAGKALLEAFCRRSALDPLS
- a CDS encoding class I SAM-dependent methyltransferase, producing MGLYERFVLPRLVHFVCGLETHRRQRLKVVPMAAGDVLEIGFGSGLNLAHYDPAAVRKLWALEPAAEMWDLAQEAVVRSALPVELLQVSAEEIPLSDESVDTILMTYTLCTIPDAPRALTEARRVLRPGGRLLFCEHGTAPDERVRRWQERINPLWRRLAGGCNVNRHAPSLIEAGGFRVEQLSSRYLPGWRLASFNFWGVAVPSEPPARGGR
- a CDS encoding DUF488 family protein — translated: MAVRIVRLGSPRAAGEGVRIGTVRRPPRGVPKSEFASQDWYDVWYPNLAPSVETMQLGQSATTPAQWQGFVRKFRSEMAAPESARTIALLAALSHQTDFALGCYCADETRCHRSVLRELLIAAGADVGEAAAGAELRRGRMRPPAT
- the nhaA gene encoding Na+/H+ antiporter NhaA, with the translated sequence METEQRKLSNTFNKFFDSEKSSGVLLMFCTALALAITNSSFGGRYLAFWQTKLGSLTLEHWINDGLMAVFFLLIGLELERELYSGELSNIKNALLPMFAAVGGMVAPAAIHFALNAGTPSQAGIGIPMATDIAFALAVLAILGKRVPASLKVFVVAFAVMDDLGAIVIIAAVYTTKFSLAYLLGALAVWTVLVVLNRFLRVMSRVPYLLGGAVMWYFMLQSGVHATIASVALAFAIPYSAKDEDQASPSHKLEHLLHKPVAFIVLPLFALANTGVVLGGDWVQGLASMNSLGIAAGLLLGKPLGVVLLSFLAVAIGLCQLPTGLSWRHIFGAGILGGIGFTMSIFITNLAFAGEPAALNSSKMAILLASLTAGTLGFLWLRFLGREAAAGGDPDPAG
- a CDS encoding DUF1801 domain-containing protein, whose translation is MNEGQTKPTTIDEYIAGFPLAVRAILGRIREIVQEAAPAAQEAISYQIPTFKLNGNLVHFAAFKHHIGLYPPARGDAALERELAPYAGEKGNLRFPLDQPIPYELITRIVKLRVAQSPPKAAAKRPGRGRAPRQPS
- a CDS encoding DUF2071 domain-containing protein, producing the protein MTSRFLSAEWRDLVMLNYEVDPVILSGLVPAGTELDLWQERALVSVVGFHFRRTRVLGVAIPGHCNFEEVNLRFYVRRRGPEGFRRGVVFVKEIVPRFAIAWVARTLYNENYVALPMRHSIVDNEADAERSVSYLWRCDGRWCNVGIVASTPPGIPPADSEETFITEHYWGYARQRDGGTVEYQVEHPQWRVSPALESRFECDVGALYGAPFAGFLSGPPASAFLADGSPVTVRRGERLA
- a CDS encoding tryptophan-rich sensory protein; this translates as MAGYAMRRQVLGLLGWLAVCFAAAAAGGFASASAGDFYRQLVRPDWAPPAWLFGPAWTVLYLLMAVAAWLVWRDGGFRRRGLALTLFLVQLAVNALWTWLFFVWRMGALAFGEIVLLWALILGTAIAFRRVRPLAAALLLPYLAWVTFAAALTWAIWKRNPGLLG
- a CDS encoding DUF1801 domain-containing protein; translation: MYEAKTKPTEATIESYLAGIADESRREDCKVIAALMERISGCPPRMWGASIVGFGSYHYKYASGHEGDSCLVGFSSRKGDISIYLMPGYESAEARALLAGLGRHKIGKACLYVRRLSDIQLPVLEQLVARSVSEIRRLYPPVKK
- a CDS encoding DUF1211 domain-containing protein; the encoded protein is MGKGRLEAFSDGVIAIIITIMVLELKAPHGESLDDLRPLLPVFLSYLLSFVYVGIYWNNHHHMLQATHKVTGAVLWANLHLLFWLSLFPFATAWMGESHFSSRPTLVYGLVLLMAAIAYFVLQSVIVAAGAQNSGLKQALGRDWKGKVSPVLYLLAIAAALWRPWVSQCIFVLVALLWLVPDRRIERHLAAREI
- a CDS encoding (4Fe-4S)-binding protein, which translates into the protein MSGKRIQTYAAAGIQVTFDPGVCIHSAVCLNALPAVFDVRRKRWVRPEAATVAEVVAAIDRCPSGALQYVLEGQAEAREAATDEGVATTLQASTDGPLLVQGSFRLLDRDGSEIECAGRTALCRCGATAIQPFCDGSHRRVGFRSKGPSGA